From one Mercenaria mercenaria strain notata unplaced genomic scaffold, MADL_Memer_1 contig_4409, whole genome shotgun sequence genomic stretch:
- the LOC128553862 gene encoding uncharacterized protein LOC128553862 isoform X1, with product MQKMADKYFRLVCFVVNICPEPLREFFIKLAKCDAGTSYSNICSYLSQRHRDVIELKRRRKIRDDQFNLLYPGQGIADVNKWDVTLLITLITEMFPASLKPIEKFSIDEIRAIRNQLQHLSNTSNMSDKDFDSYWDRLDSATMTLAKHTFSVTSEAEFRKKIDNANTSHLPDLGDALRLWYEETIREMADTINEMADTINDMKHKLDKVESDTRENTSILRQVTVAKSGHAGDKHKRFKTVDNILVQLQAGFETTMKELPDSFNAPVEENDIRTKLRDNHYVVVTGSYNSRYFETALAAIKGMDYNYKRSVEMHKSSDWRHIDPEDVDFVLCRDPFGNFSYDESKAKAMADIFNSMMHTTKGDENKTIDLVIVTDLKILTECKKYHDHDILEEIVKVFDDTSESRPADLTLVLTNNFLKQYGISSSQVNESVIKEARDKFKAKKAIVVTGPGKCGKTSVAVALASSYQPSQCSLLTEPSDFKKIDLQNICLIIIDEFAGKHCYDKKNVCKWYNMFDHLNNVITEGQMNVIITCEKSKLDKCCDEVSPHPVLEHRVSMPERTIDIKQETLQNTELVTDPLSPIHGHQRYKKGVLKHSFLAHPSTKCSR from the exons ATGCAAAAG ATGGCGGATAAATACTTCAGACTTGTGTGTTTTGTGGTGAACATATGTCCAGAACCTTTAAGAGAATTTTTCATCAAGCTTGCTAAGTGTGATGCTGGTACATCTTATTCGAACATTTGCTCATATCTTTCCCAACGACATCGAGACGTGATAGAACTTAAAAGGAGGAGAAAAATTAGGGATGACCAGTTCAATTTACTGTATCCTGGTCAGGGCATCGCTGATGTAAACAAGTGGGATGTTACTCTGCTTATTACATTAATTACGGAAATGTTTCCTGCGAGCCTTAAGCCTATTGAAAAGTTTTCTATCGATGAAATTCGCGCGATAAGAAACCAGTTGCAGCATCTTTCGAACACTTCAAATATGTCTGATAAAGACTTTGATAGCTATTGGGATCGTCTCGACAGTGCGACAATGACTCTAGCCAAACATACATTCAGCGTCACATCTGAAGCTGAGTTTCGTAAGAAAATTGACAATGCTAACACTAGCCACCTACCTGATCTGGGGGATGCATTACGTCTATGGTATGAGGAAACTATTCGAGAAATGGCAGACACTATTAATGAAATGGCTGACACAATTAATGATATGAAACACAAATTAGATAAAGTTGAGTCAGATACAAGGGAAAATACGTCAATCCTAAGACAAGTAACTGTCGCGAAGTCAGGACATGCAG GAGACAAACACAAACGATTCAAAACTGTAGATAACATACTGGTTCAACTTCAAG CTGGCTTTGAGACAACAATGAAGGAATTGCCAGACAGTTTCAATGCCCCTGTGGAAGAAAACGATATCCGAACAAAACTTAGAGATAATCACTACGTGGTTGTAACCGGAAGTTACAATAGTCGTTATTTTGAAACAGCACTTGCAGCCATAAAAGGAATGGATTACAATTACAAACGAAGTGTCGAAATGCACAAGTCATCGGATTGGCGCCATATCGATCCTGAAGATGTTGATTTCGTCCTATGCAGAGACCCTTTTGGGAACTTTTCGTATGATGAAAGCAAAGCTAAAGCTATGGCAGATATATTCAACAGCATGATGCATACAACAAAAGGAGATGAGAACAAAACTATAGACCTAGTCATAGTAACAGACCTGAAGATTCTGACAGAATGCAAAAAATATCACGATCATGACATTCTGGAAGAAATAGTGAAGGTTTTTGATGATACAAGTGAATCACGACCGGCGGACCTTACCCTTG TACTGACGAACAACTTCCTGAAGCAGTATGGTATATCTAGCAGTCAAGTAAATGAAAGCGTAATTAAAGAGGCAAGAGACAAATTTAAAGCAAAGAAAGCCATTGTGGTGACTGGGCCGGGAAAATGCGGAAAAACATCAGTAGCAGTTGCGTTGGCGTCTTCTTATCAGCCTTCACAATGTTCCCTTCTTACAGAACCAAGCGATTTTAAGAAAATTGACCTTCAAAACATATGCTTGATCATTATTGATGAGTTTGCCGGAAAGCATTGTTACGATAAGAAAAACGTATGCAAATGGTACAACATGTTTGATCATTTGAATAATGTCATTACGGAAGGACAGATGAACGTAATAATCACGTGCGAAAAAAGCAAGCTGGACAAATGTTGCGACGAGGTTTCACCACACCCTGTGCTTGAACACAGAGTAAGCATGCCCGAACGTACCATTGACATTAAACAAGAGACACTTCAAAATACAGAAC TTGTTACAGATCCGCTTTCTCCGATTCATGGGCATCAAAGGTATAAAAAGGGTGTATTGAAACACTCATTTCTAGCTCACccaagcacaaagtgctcaaggtga
- the LOC128553862 gene encoding uncharacterized protein LOC128553862 isoform X2, whose amino-acid sequence MADKYFRLVCFVVNICPEPLREFFIKLAKCDAGTSYSNICSYLSQRHRDVIELKRRRKIRDDQFNLLYPGQGIADVNKWDVTLLITLITEMFPASLKPIEKFSIDEIRAIRNQLQHLSNTSNMSDKDFDSYWDRLDSATMTLAKHTFSVTSEAEFRKKIDNANTSHLPDLGDALRLWYEETIREMADTINEMADTINDMKHKLDKVESDTRENTSILRQVTVAKSGHAGDKHKRFKTVDNILVQLQAGFETTMKELPDSFNAPVEENDIRTKLRDNHYVVVTGSYNSRYFETALAAIKGMDYNYKRSVEMHKSSDWRHIDPEDVDFVLCRDPFGNFSYDESKAKAMADIFNSMMHTTKGDENKTIDLVIVTDLKILTECKKYHDHDILEEIVKVFDDTSESRPADLTLVLTNNFLKQYGISSSQVNESVIKEARDKFKAKKAIVVTGPGKCGKTSVAVALASSYQPSQCSLLTEPSDFKKIDLQNICLIIIDEFAGKHCYDKKNVCKWYNMFDHLNNVITEGQMNVIITCEKSKLDKCCDEVSPHPVLEHRVSMPERTIDIKQETLQNTELVTDPLSPIHGHQRYKKGVLKHSFLAHPSTKCSR is encoded by the exons ATGGCGGATAAATACTTCAGACTTGTGTGTTTTGTGGTGAACATATGTCCAGAACCTTTAAGAGAATTTTTCATCAAGCTTGCTAAGTGTGATGCTGGTACATCTTATTCGAACATTTGCTCATATCTTTCCCAACGACATCGAGACGTGATAGAACTTAAAAGGAGGAGAAAAATTAGGGATGACCAGTTCAATTTACTGTATCCTGGTCAGGGCATCGCTGATGTAAACAAGTGGGATGTTACTCTGCTTATTACATTAATTACGGAAATGTTTCCTGCGAGCCTTAAGCCTATTGAAAAGTTTTCTATCGATGAAATTCGCGCGATAAGAAACCAGTTGCAGCATCTTTCGAACACTTCAAATATGTCTGATAAAGACTTTGATAGCTATTGGGATCGTCTCGACAGTGCGACAATGACTCTAGCCAAACATACATTCAGCGTCACATCTGAAGCTGAGTTTCGTAAGAAAATTGACAATGCTAACACTAGCCACCTACCTGATCTGGGGGATGCATTACGTCTATGGTATGAGGAAACTATTCGAGAAATGGCAGACACTATTAATGAAATGGCTGACACAATTAATGATATGAAACACAAATTAGATAAAGTTGAGTCAGATACAAGGGAAAATACGTCAATCCTAAGACAAGTAACTGTCGCGAAGTCAGGACATGCAG GAGACAAACACAAACGATTCAAAACTGTAGATAACATACTGGTTCAACTTCAAG CTGGCTTTGAGACAACAATGAAGGAATTGCCAGACAGTTTCAATGCCCCTGTGGAAGAAAACGATATCCGAACAAAACTTAGAGATAATCACTACGTGGTTGTAACCGGAAGTTACAATAGTCGTTATTTTGAAACAGCACTTGCAGCCATAAAAGGAATGGATTACAATTACAAACGAAGTGTCGAAATGCACAAGTCATCGGATTGGCGCCATATCGATCCTGAAGATGTTGATTTCGTCCTATGCAGAGACCCTTTTGGGAACTTTTCGTATGATGAAAGCAAAGCTAAAGCTATGGCAGATATATTCAACAGCATGATGCATACAACAAAAGGAGATGAGAACAAAACTATAGACCTAGTCATAGTAACAGACCTGAAGATTCTGACAGAATGCAAAAAATATCACGATCATGACATTCTGGAAGAAATAGTGAAGGTTTTTGATGATACAAGTGAATCACGACCGGCGGACCTTACCCTTG TACTGACGAACAACTTCCTGAAGCAGTATGGTATATCTAGCAGTCAAGTAAATGAAAGCGTAATTAAAGAGGCAAGAGACAAATTTAAAGCAAAGAAAGCCATTGTGGTGACTGGGCCGGGAAAATGCGGAAAAACATCAGTAGCAGTTGCGTTGGCGTCTTCTTATCAGCCTTCACAATGTTCCCTTCTTACAGAACCAAGCGATTTTAAGAAAATTGACCTTCAAAACATATGCTTGATCATTATTGATGAGTTTGCCGGAAAGCATTGTTACGATAAGAAAAACGTATGCAAATGGTACAACATGTTTGATCATTTGAATAATGTCATTACGGAAGGACAGATGAACGTAATAATCACGTGCGAAAAAAGCAAGCTGGACAAATGTTGCGACGAGGTTTCACCACACCCTGTGCTTGAACACAGAGTAAGCATGCCCGAACGTACCATTGACATTAAACAAGAGACACTTCAAAATACAGAAC TTGTTACAGATCCGCTTTCTCCGATTCATGGGCATCAAAGGTATAAAAAGGGTGTATTGAAACACTCATTTCTAGCTCACccaagcacaaagtgctcaaggtga